From the Lathyrus oleraceus cultivar Zhongwan6 chromosome 4, CAAS_Psat_ZW6_1.0, whole genome shotgun sequence genome, one window contains:
- the LOC127137621 gene encoding FAD-linked sulfhydryl oxidase ERV1, translating into MLHNMYFPRMIFYILKVIICSPSREYLVCQGKSSTPVTKEDLGRATWTFLHTLAAQYPDNPTRQQKKDVKELVQILSRMYPCSECANHFKEVLRSNPVQSGSHAEFSQWLCHVHNVVNRSIGKPVFPCERVDARWGKLECEQKACEIIGSTSIFGKI; encoded by the exons ATGTTGCATAATATGTATTTTCCAAGAATGATATTTTACATATTGAAGG TGATTATTTGTTCTCCTTCTAGAGAATATTTAGTGTGTCAA GGTAAGTCCTCTACCCCTGTGACTAAAGAAGACCTTGGAAGGGCTACATGGACTTTTCTTCACACTCTTGCTGCTCAG TATCCAGACAATCCTACAAGACAACAGAAGAAGGATGTAAAAGAACTG GTACAGATCTTGTCTCGAATGTACCCTTGCAGTGAATGTGCAAATCACTTTAAAGAAGTTCTTAG ATCAAATCCTGTACAGTCGGGGTCACATGCTGAATTTTCTCAGTGGCTATGTCATGTGCATAATGTTGTCAATAGAAG CATCGGCAAACCAGTATTTCCTTGTGAACGAGTTGATGCAAGGTGGGGAAAACTCGAGTGTGAGCAGAAAGCATGCGAGATTATTGGAAGTACATCAATTTTTGGGAAgatataa